In one window of Neofelis nebulosa isolate mNeoNeb1 chromosome 15, mNeoNeb1.pri, whole genome shotgun sequence DNA:
- the MEF2D gene encoding myocyte-specific enhancer factor 2D isoform X2, whose product MGRKKIQIQRITDERNRQVTFTKRKFGLMKKAYELSVLCDCEIALIIFNHSNKLFQYASTDMDKVLLKYTEYNEPHESRTNADIIEALHKKHRECESPEVDEVFALTPQTEEKYKKIDEEFDKMMQSYRLASAVPAPNFAMPVTVPVSNQSSLQFSNPSGSLVTPSLVTSSLTDPRLLSPQQSALQRNSVSPGLPQRPASAGAMLGGDLTSANGACPSPVGNGYVSARASPGLLPVANGNSLNKGIPAKSPPPPAHSAQLGAPSRKPDLRVITSQGGKGLMHHLTEDHLDLNNAQRLGASQSTHSLTTPVVSVATPSLLSQGLPFSSMPTAYNTDYQLTSAELSSLPAFSSPGGLSLSSVTAWPQPQQPQPPQPQPPQPPQQPQPPQPPQQPQQPQQPPQAQPHLVPVSLSSLIPGSPLPHVGAALTVTTHPHISIKSEPVSPSRERSPAPPPPAVFPATRPEPGDGLSSPAGGSYETGDRDDGRGDFGPTLGLLRPAPEPEADGSAVKRMRLDTWTLK is encoded by the exons ATGGGGAGGAAAAAGATTCAGATCCAGCGAATCACTGATGAGCGGAACCGACAG GTGACGTTCACCAAGCGCAAGTTCGGGCTGATGAAGAAGGCGTACGAGCTGAGCGTGCTCTGTGACTGCGAGATCGCGCTCATCATCTTCAACCACTCCAACAAGCTGTTCCAGTATGCCAGCACCGACATGGACAAGGTGCTGCTCAAGTACACCGAGTACAACGAGCCGCACGAGAGCCGCACCAACGCCGACATCATCGAG GCGCTGCACAAGAAACACAGGGAATGTGAGAGCCCTGAGGTGGACGAGGTGTTTGCCCTGACCCCCCAGACGGAGGAGAAGTATAAAAAGATAGACGAGGAGTTTGATAAAATGATGCAGAGTTATAGACTGGCC TCAGCCGTGCCGGCCCCCAACTTTGCTATGCCCGTCACGGTGCCCGTGTCCAACCAGAGCTCACTGCAGTTCAGCAATCCCAGCGGCTCTTTGGTCACCCCCTCCCTGGTGACATCATCCCTCACGGACCCCCGGCTCCTGTCCCCCCAGCAGTCAGCGCTGCAGAGGAACAGCGTGTCTCCGGGCCTGCCCCAGCGGCCGGCCAGTGCAG GGGCCATGCTGGGGGGAGACCTCACCAGTGCTAACGGAGCCTGCCCCAGCCCTGTCG ggAATGGCTACGTCAGTGCCCGGGCTTCCCCCGGCCTCCTCCCTGTGGCCAATGGCAACAGTCTAAACAAGGGCATCCCTGCCAAGTCTCCGCCCCCACCCGCCCACAGCGCCCAGCTTGGAGCCCCCAGCCGCAAGCCCGACCTGAGGGTCATCACTTCCCAGGGAGGAAAGGGCTTGATGCATCACCTG ACTGAGGACCATTTAGATCTG AACAACGCCCAGCGCCTTGGGGCTTCCCAGTCGACCCACTCGCTCACCACCCCGGTGGTTTCCGTGGCAACACCCAGTTTACTCAGCCAgggcctccctttctcctccatgCCCACTGCCTACAACACAG ATTACCAGCTGACCAGCGCAgagctctcctccctcccagccttcaGCTCGCCAGGGGGGCTGTCGCTCAGCAGCGTCACCGCCTGGCCGCAGCCGCAGCAGCCCCAGCCGCCCCAGCCGCAGCCGCCCCagccgccgcagcagccgcagccgccccAGCcgccccagcagccccagcagccccagcagccaCCCCAGGCGCAGCCCCACCTGGTCCCCGTGTCTCTCAGCAGCCTGAT CCcgggcagccccctgccccacgTGGGGGCCGCCCTCACGGTCACCACCCACCCGCACATCAGCATCAAGTCAGAGCCGGTGTCCCCCAGCCGTGAGCGCAGCCCTGCGCCGCCCCCTCCAGCTGTGTTCCCGGCCACCCGCCCTGAGCCTGGCGACGGCCTCAGCAGCCCCGCCGGTGGCTCCTACGAGACCGGGGACCGGGACGACGGCCGGGGGGACTTCGGGCCCACGCTGGGCCTGCTGCGCCCGGCCCCCGAGCCCGAGGCCGACGGCTCTGCTGTAAAGAGGATGCGGCTCGACACCTGG ACATTAAAGTGA
- the MEF2D gene encoding myocyte-specific enhancer factor 2D isoform X4, producing MGRKKIQIQRITDERNRQVTFTKRKFGLMKKAYELSVLCDCEIALIIFNHSNKLFQYASTDMDKVLLKYTEYNEPHESRTNADIIEALHKKHRECESPEVDEVFALTPQTEEKYKKIDEEFDKMMQSYRLASAVPAPNFAMPVTVPVSNQSSLQFSNPSGSLVTPSLVTSSLTDPRLLSPQQSALQRNSVSPGLPQRPASAGAMLGGDLTSANGACPSPVGNGYVSARASPGLLPVANGNSLNKGIPAKSPPPPAHSAQLGAPSRKPDLRVITSQGGKGLMHHLNNAQRLGASQSTHSLTTPVVSVATPSLLSQGLPFSSMPTAYNTDYQLTSAELSSLPAFSSPGGLSLSSVTAWPQPQQPQPPQPQPPQPPQQPQPPQPPQQPQQPQQPPQAQPHLVPVSLSSLIPGSPLPHVGAALTVTTHPHISIKSEPVSPSRERSPAPPPPAVFPATRPEPGDGLSSPAGGSYETGDRDDGRGDFGPTLGLLRPAPEPEADGSAVKRMRLDTWTLK from the exons ATGGGGAGGAAAAAGATTCAGATCCAGCGAATCACTGATGAGCGGAACCGACAG GTGACGTTCACCAAGCGCAAGTTCGGGCTGATGAAGAAGGCGTACGAGCTGAGCGTGCTCTGTGACTGCGAGATCGCGCTCATCATCTTCAACCACTCCAACAAGCTGTTCCAGTATGCCAGCACCGACATGGACAAGGTGCTGCTCAAGTACACCGAGTACAACGAGCCGCACGAGAGCCGCACCAACGCCGACATCATCGAG GCGCTGCACAAGAAACACAGGGAATGTGAGAGCCCTGAGGTGGACGAGGTGTTTGCCCTGACCCCCCAGACGGAGGAGAAGTATAAAAAGATAGACGAGGAGTTTGATAAAATGATGCAGAGTTATAGACTGGCC TCAGCCGTGCCGGCCCCCAACTTTGCTATGCCCGTCACGGTGCCCGTGTCCAACCAGAGCTCACTGCAGTTCAGCAATCCCAGCGGCTCTTTGGTCACCCCCTCCCTGGTGACATCATCCCTCACGGACCCCCGGCTCCTGTCCCCCCAGCAGTCAGCGCTGCAGAGGAACAGCGTGTCTCCGGGCCTGCCCCAGCGGCCGGCCAGTGCAG GGGCCATGCTGGGGGGAGACCTCACCAGTGCTAACGGAGCCTGCCCCAGCCCTGTCG ggAATGGCTACGTCAGTGCCCGGGCTTCCCCCGGCCTCCTCCCTGTGGCCAATGGCAACAGTCTAAACAAGGGCATCCCTGCCAAGTCTCCGCCCCCACCCGCCCACAGCGCCCAGCTTGGAGCCCCCAGCCGCAAGCCCGACCTGAGGGTCATCACTTCCCAGGGAGGAAAGGGCTTGATGCATCACCTG AACAACGCCCAGCGCCTTGGGGCTTCCCAGTCGACCCACTCGCTCACCACCCCGGTGGTTTCCGTGGCAACACCCAGTTTACTCAGCCAgggcctccctttctcctccatgCCCACTGCCTACAACACAG ATTACCAGCTGACCAGCGCAgagctctcctccctcccagccttcaGCTCGCCAGGGGGGCTGTCGCTCAGCAGCGTCACCGCCTGGCCGCAGCCGCAGCAGCCCCAGCCGCCCCAGCCGCAGCCGCCCCagccgccgcagcagccgcagccgccccAGCcgccccagcagccccagcagccccagcagccaCCCCAGGCGCAGCCCCACCTGGTCCCCGTGTCTCTCAGCAGCCTGAT CCcgggcagccccctgccccacgTGGGGGCCGCCCTCACGGTCACCACCCACCCGCACATCAGCATCAAGTCAGAGCCGGTGTCCCCCAGCCGTGAGCGCAGCCCTGCGCCGCCCCCTCCAGCTGTGTTCCCGGCCACCCGCCCTGAGCCTGGCGACGGCCTCAGCAGCCCCGCCGGTGGCTCCTACGAGACCGGGGACCGGGACGACGGCCGGGGGGACTTCGGGCCCACGCTGGGCCTGCTGCGCCCGGCCCCCGAGCCCGAGGCCGACGGCTCTGCTGTAAAGAGGATGCGGCTCGACACCTGG ACATTAAAGTGA
- the MEF2D gene encoding myocyte-specific enhancer factor 2D isoform X1 produces MGRKKIQIQRITDERNRQVTFTKRKFGLMKKAYELSVLCDCEIALIIFNHSNKLFQYASTDMDKVLLKYTEYNEPHESRTNADIIETLRKKGFNGCDSPEPDGEDSLEQSPLLEDKYRRASEELDGLFRRYGSAVPAPNFAMPVTVPVSNQSSLQFSNPSGSLVTPSLVTSSLTDPRLLSPQQSALQRNSVSPGLPQRPASAGAMLGGDLTSANGACPSPVGNGYVSARASPGLLPVANGNSLNKGIPAKSPPPPAHSAQLGAPSRKPDLRVITSQGGKGLMHHLTEDHLDLNNAQRLGASQSTHSLTTPVVSVATPSLLSQGLPFSSMPTAYNTDYQLTSAELSSLPAFSSPGGLSLSSVTAWPQPQQPQPPQPQPPQPPQQPQPPQPPQQPQQPQQPPQAQPHLVPVSLSSLIPGSPLPHVGAALTVTTHPHISIKSEPVSPSRERSPAPPPPAVFPATRPEPGDGLSSPAGGSYETGDRDDGRGDFGPTLGLLRPAPEPEADGSAVKRMRLDTWTLK; encoded by the exons ATGGGGAGGAAAAAGATTCAGATCCAGCGAATCACTGATGAGCGGAACCGACAG GTGACGTTCACCAAGCGCAAGTTCGGGCTGATGAAGAAGGCGTACGAGCTGAGCGTGCTCTGTGACTGCGAGATCGCGCTCATCATCTTCAACCACTCCAACAAGCTGTTCCAGTATGCCAGCACCGACATGGACAAGGTGCTGCTCAAGTACACCGAGTACAACGAGCCGCACGAGAGCCGCACCAACGCCGACATCATCGAG ACCCTGAGGAAGAAGGGCTTCAACGGCTgtgacagcccggagcccgacgggGAGGACTCGCTGGAGCAGAGCCCCCTGCTGGAGGACAAGTACCGACGCGCCAGCGAGGAGCTGGACGGGCTCTTCCGGCGCTACGGG TCAGCCGTGCCGGCCCCCAACTTTGCTATGCCCGTCACGGTGCCCGTGTCCAACCAGAGCTCACTGCAGTTCAGCAATCCCAGCGGCTCTTTGGTCACCCCCTCCCTGGTGACATCATCCCTCACGGACCCCCGGCTCCTGTCCCCCCAGCAGTCAGCGCTGCAGAGGAACAGCGTGTCTCCGGGCCTGCCCCAGCGGCCGGCCAGTGCAG GGGCCATGCTGGGGGGAGACCTCACCAGTGCTAACGGAGCCTGCCCCAGCCCTGTCG ggAATGGCTACGTCAGTGCCCGGGCTTCCCCCGGCCTCCTCCCTGTGGCCAATGGCAACAGTCTAAACAAGGGCATCCCTGCCAAGTCTCCGCCCCCACCCGCCCACAGCGCCCAGCTTGGAGCCCCCAGCCGCAAGCCCGACCTGAGGGTCATCACTTCCCAGGGAGGAAAGGGCTTGATGCATCACCTG ACTGAGGACCATTTAGATCTG AACAACGCCCAGCGCCTTGGGGCTTCCCAGTCGACCCACTCGCTCACCACCCCGGTGGTTTCCGTGGCAACACCCAGTTTACTCAGCCAgggcctccctttctcctccatgCCCACTGCCTACAACACAG ATTACCAGCTGACCAGCGCAgagctctcctccctcccagccttcaGCTCGCCAGGGGGGCTGTCGCTCAGCAGCGTCACCGCCTGGCCGCAGCCGCAGCAGCCCCAGCCGCCCCAGCCGCAGCCGCCCCagccgccgcagcagccgcagccgccccAGCcgccccagcagccccagcagccccagcagccaCCCCAGGCGCAGCCCCACCTGGTCCCCGTGTCTCTCAGCAGCCTGAT CCcgggcagccccctgccccacgTGGGGGCCGCCCTCACGGTCACCACCCACCCGCACATCAGCATCAAGTCAGAGCCGGTGTCCCCCAGCCGTGAGCGCAGCCCTGCGCCGCCCCCTCCAGCTGTGTTCCCGGCCACCCGCCCTGAGCCTGGCGACGGCCTCAGCAGCCCCGCCGGTGGCTCCTACGAGACCGGGGACCGGGACGACGGCCGGGGGGACTTCGGGCCCACGCTGGGCCTGCTGCGCCCGGCCCCCGAGCCCGAGGCCGACGGCTCTGCTGTAAAGAGGATGCGGCTCGACACCTGG ACATTAAAGTGA
- the MEF2D gene encoding myocyte-specific enhancer factor 2D isoform X3, translating into MGRKKIQIQRITDERNRQVTFTKRKFGLMKKAYELSVLCDCEIALIIFNHSNKLFQYASTDMDKVLLKYTEYNEPHESRTNADIIETLRKKGFNGCDSPEPDGEDSLEQSPLLEDKYRRASEELDGLFRRYGSAVPAPNFAMPVTVPVSNQSSLQFSNPSGSLVTPSLVTSSLTDPRLLSPQQSALQRNSVSPGLPQRPASAGAMLGGDLTSANGACPSPVGNGYVSARASPGLLPVANGNSLNKGIPAKSPPPPAHSAQLGAPSRKPDLRVITSQGGKGLMHHLNNAQRLGASQSTHSLTTPVVSVATPSLLSQGLPFSSMPTAYNTDYQLTSAELSSLPAFSSPGGLSLSSVTAWPQPQQPQPPQPQPPQPPQQPQPPQPPQQPQQPQQPPQAQPHLVPVSLSSLIPGSPLPHVGAALTVTTHPHISIKSEPVSPSRERSPAPPPPAVFPATRPEPGDGLSSPAGGSYETGDRDDGRGDFGPTLGLLRPAPEPEADGSAVKRMRLDTWTLK; encoded by the exons ATGGGGAGGAAAAAGATTCAGATCCAGCGAATCACTGATGAGCGGAACCGACAG GTGACGTTCACCAAGCGCAAGTTCGGGCTGATGAAGAAGGCGTACGAGCTGAGCGTGCTCTGTGACTGCGAGATCGCGCTCATCATCTTCAACCACTCCAACAAGCTGTTCCAGTATGCCAGCACCGACATGGACAAGGTGCTGCTCAAGTACACCGAGTACAACGAGCCGCACGAGAGCCGCACCAACGCCGACATCATCGAG ACCCTGAGGAAGAAGGGCTTCAACGGCTgtgacagcccggagcccgacgggGAGGACTCGCTGGAGCAGAGCCCCCTGCTGGAGGACAAGTACCGACGCGCCAGCGAGGAGCTGGACGGGCTCTTCCGGCGCTACGGG TCAGCCGTGCCGGCCCCCAACTTTGCTATGCCCGTCACGGTGCCCGTGTCCAACCAGAGCTCACTGCAGTTCAGCAATCCCAGCGGCTCTTTGGTCACCCCCTCCCTGGTGACATCATCCCTCACGGACCCCCGGCTCCTGTCCCCCCAGCAGTCAGCGCTGCAGAGGAACAGCGTGTCTCCGGGCCTGCCCCAGCGGCCGGCCAGTGCAG GGGCCATGCTGGGGGGAGACCTCACCAGTGCTAACGGAGCCTGCCCCAGCCCTGTCG ggAATGGCTACGTCAGTGCCCGGGCTTCCCCCGGCCTCCTCCCTGTGGCCAATGGCAACAGTCTAAACAAGGGCATCCCTGCCAAGTCTCCGCCCCCACCCGCCCACAGCGCCCAGCTTGGAGCCCCCAGCCGCAAGCCCGACCTGAGGGTCATCACTTCCCAGGGAGGAAAGGGCTTGATGCATCACCTG AACAACGCCCAGCGCCTTGGGGCTTCCCAGTCGACCCACTCGCTCACCACCCCGGTGGTTTCCGTGGCAACACCCAGTTTACTCAGCCAgggcctccctttctcctccatgCCCACTGCCTACAACACAG ATTACCAGCTGACCAGCGCAgagctctcctccctcccagccttcaGCTCGCCAGGGGGGCTGTCGCTCAGCAGCGTCACCGCCTGGCCGCAGCCGCAGCAGCCCCAGCCGCCCCAGCCGCAGCCGCCCCagccgccgcagcagccgcagccgccccAGCcgccccagcagccccagcagccccagcagccaCCCCAGGCGCAGCCCCACCTGGTCCCCGTGTCTCTCAGCAGCCTGAT CCcgggcagccccctgccccacgTGGGGGCCGCCCTCACGGTCACCACCCACCCGCACATCAGCATCAAGTCAGAGCCGGTGTCCCCCAGCCGTGAGCGCAGCCCTGCGCCGCCCCCTCCAGCTGTGTTCCCGGCCACCCGCCCTGAGCCTGGCGACGGCCTCAGCAGCCCCGCCGGTGGCTCCTACGAGACCGGGGACCGGGACGACGGCCGGGGGGACTTCGGGCCCACGCTGGGCCTGCTGCGCCCGGCCCCCGAGCCCGAGGCCGACGGCTCTGCTGTAAAGAGGATGCGGCTCGACACCTGG ACATTAAAGTGA